The Gambusia affinis linkage group LG05, SWU_Gaff_1.0, whole genome shotgun sequence region GTCGTCCAATGAATCGGCTATTAGCTTAACGgctaacttttaaatattaacttttaaGATATTATAGTGTCAAATTCCATCGGTTGataaaataatagtaattataGAACTATTTTGTGATTGTAAAGAGTTGAATATAGCTGTGTTAGAAGTTTGCTTTGCTAACTTAAACAGAaatcagtttctgattttactttcagtttcGTCTTTGTCaggtagtttatttttttaattctttaatgCATCGACAGGTAATAGTTTTGCTTGCACGTGGATGAGCTTAGCTCCCTTCCAGCCTTCAGCAAAAATATCTAAGCGTGATGTTTGTGCTCCTGCAGCCCCTCGGGTAAACTGGTCCAGATTGAATATGCGCTGGCAGCTGTAGCAGCAGGAGCTCCTTCAGTTGGCATCAAAGGTAGGAATCATGGAATCTGCTGCTCTAATGAAATTTCATTCAGTCGAAGGGGATATTATTGCTTCCCTCCTGCATAAAGAATTGTCGTTGAGCTAAACTTGTGATTTCTGAGTTGTATTTTCATGTGGATGCTCTGCTCTTTGGATTTGATCACACTGGTTATCTTATTATAGCTACCAATGGAGTGGTCCTCGCTACGGAGAAGAAGCAGAAATCCATTCTGTATGATGAACAGAGCGTCCACAAAGTGGAACCCATTACCAAACACATAGGCATGGTGTACAGTGGCATGGGACCTGACTACAGGTAGGGAGACTTTGCCCATCTGGATGTGAAATCTTAACAGCTTGAAGCCTaacatggatttaaaaataaaactacgaTTAAAATGAATTTCCAGTCCATGCATTATCATGCTTTTTATAActgcacaaaatcaaaaatatttctaaaatgtattttgttcatttgcttTGTAAGGTTAAGAAATGTACTTTATCCATAGACTATGACATCATTGTTTtggtaataaaacatttgagtcTTGACCTACATAGACAGACTAATATGTTTCTCATCATGACAGGGTTTTAGTGCGACGAGCCCGGAAGCTGGCACAGCAGTACTATCTGGTGTACCAGGAGCCAATTCCTACAGGCCAGCTTGTCCAGAGGGTGGCCTCTGTAATGCAGGAGTACACACAGTCTGGGTACGTTTGAGTAAACACTCATTACAGATACTAGCGGTATAGTCACTTTATTTAGCAGTAGAAGTTGGAAATGTCCTAATTGGGATTTTTTCTTATCCTAATTGTTGTCACCTAAAATGCAAACAGctttattggttgtttctaaaaGCGCATCTGACTCGACACACACAGCTATAGTCTTCAATAAACTTACATCTTGTTcctgttgggttttattttctttcattttgtttaccGGTTTGTCAGAAAAGCTGGGATAACATTAGCTTGTTTACTCTGTTTATAATCGATTCATTGATAATTCTGCTCATGGAATATTTAAGGGTGGCTCCAGTTAAGTTACAGAAAAAGTAAAGATTTTTGCTTCGAGCATTTTAAAGTTGAATAATTAGCTTTTTGACAGCTATCTGAACATGACATTTGGAACAGATCATATTGCATACTCTTTCACTTTGAATGTCTCTATAAAGCATGAAGTACAGACTTATAAATTTGCCTAAAGTATAGTTCATAGTTTTACTTGATGTGTGCCAAAGTATTCCCTTTCTTCACTTGCGTCCTGTTTTGGACAGGATGCAGAATAAATTCTTCACAATATAGTTCATCCTTCTGAAAATCTTACTTTGTAAGTTGTGGTTCTTCACGGACAGGAgactattttcaaattttattcctaaataatttttttttcctctctagCGGAGTGCGTCCATTTGGTGTGTCACTGCTGATAGCTGGTTGGGATGAGGATCACCCCTACTTATTCCAGTCCGATCCTTCTGtatgttgctttattttcacATTGTCTGATAAgttgttttgtgcttttgccAGCAGAAcgtttagaaaaatgaaaattggataattgattatgtttatcttttaaagCTATATCTGTCAGAAACATGAAAGGCTCCCAAATATCAgtattctgtttttgtattaCAGGGAGCATATTTTGCATGGAAGGCCACAGCCATGGGAAAGAACTACGTCAACGGAAAAACATTCCTTGAAAAAAGGTACAGGTTGAGAATTAAATATGAAAGTTATATCCAATACATTGTCAGTGGATATACATTATGAATTTTATGTGTGGAGTGTGATCACACATAAATTCATAGAGCTTATGTGTGACCACACAATTTTCAGCATTCTGTGGTCGCCGTTCCTTAGctctttgtatttcttttcaatCCAGGGCTAAAGAACAGGTCATTTTTGTTaactcataatttatttttctgatattttctatTAAGCTCTTTAAAAGTCTGAATCTTGGAATACTGTTTTTAAATAGGTTAATCATAATAATGACTGATTTATgagtaaacattttgttgtttgttgtctttttctctctctctctttaggTATAATAATGACCTGGAGTTAGAAGATGCCATTCACACAGCCATCCTTACATTGAAGGTAGATCAGATCTTATCAGCATCGCTGGaagcattaaaacatttttgttattgtgtttaCTTTCAAATCCATTATTAACATTTGTCCGTCTTTGTGCTTTAGGAGAGTTTCGAGGGTCAGATGACAGAGGAGAACATTGAGGTGGGAATCTGCAATGAGGCTGGGTTCAAAAGACTCACCCCGGCAGAGGTGAAAGACTACCTGGCAGCCATCGCGTGAACACACCCTCTCTGAAGGGCCATCTGGCtacatttcaaaacagatttAGCAGCACAGTGGCCAATTGACACAAGGAACAGAAGAGTATATCCACAACAACATAATGGAGACATGCACATCTCTATTGACCATTACTATGTATGAACATATGTCTACACAAATGTTCATACTTAAggagataagaaaataaaggagcTTTATCTTAACATGTACTCTTGATGTcatttgtgacaactggcttgtgtgcatgctgaaaaggttttgaGCTCTGAGAGAAATCTCAGGTCTTCCATTGAATCTTCAATTCGTACTCCTCAAAGAACTGCGATGAGTTTGAGGACACACCTCTTCTGCATAATACATTTAgctaaaaaacatatttgtgtaaTAATCAAACTTATTAGAGGTCATAAcgaatgtttttctttacattcaacaaaagatatttttattcttttaatacatttgagttggatttaaaaaaaaaagcaggttttGAAGGATTCAATGGCTAGGCTTGAGATTTTACAGTCGAGATCTGATTGCTGTACAACCGTTTTACATTATGTACTTTTTTTCAGGCTTGATACAGTTccaaaatttgtattttctccactgttatGTGTCACTTATTCAAATAAAGAATGGTGAACTGTTAACTCATTGCTTCtacttattacatttttattttgaaaatagtgCACAGTGGTGGGGCTGGTAGAGCTGTTTCCCTGCAGCAAGAAgaagttcgattcccggcccggggtctttctgcaagGAGTTTGcgtgttctccctgtgcatgtgtgggttctctccgggttctccggcttcctcccacagtccaaaaacatgacagtcaggttaattggtctctaaattctccctaggtgtgagtgtgtgtgtgaatggttgtgtgtccagtatgtctttgtgttgccctgccacagactggtgacctgtccagggtgaacccgcctctcgcccggaacgtagctggagatagacaccagcaactctccggaccccattagggacaagggtgaacagaaaatggattgatggatggattttaaaattagtttaacagcagaattatttatttattttttttagatgagcGCGCTCTAACATTTACCGGAACACcttgtgaaagtatttatgTATCCCTCCGCttctattttgtttctgtgtttttatttgttgtgagTTGTACGGTAGTGACTGTAAAGCGTATTCAATCGCACAACAGTAGTGTTGTTTTCgaaatttaaatgaagttttCGGTTTGATTTAGTGCGAAAAATTAGTCTGAGCTCTGTTTGTGTCAGCGGAGGAGTAGAACTCCTGTCCACATAACGCCCTGATGACGTTTATGGCGCCAGAAATCAAGGGTTCGGAGAGGAAGGAGTGTGTGTCAGCTGGAGAAGACGGCGCGTTATTTGTATTATGTTGACGATATTGTAAACGTAACACTCGTGGACAGATTTCTCCatcatttgtggttgtaataaaGTCAAGATGGTGGTCCTACGCAGCAGCGGTGGTGTCGGAGTTGAACCGGTGGCCGCTATTCCAAAGAGAAGGACGACGGAGCTGGAAATGAGCCCCGACTTTCTGTCGCTGATTCCCGCCTCGCAGAGAAAGTCCGCCCGGGTGACTCGGTCCTCTCGGTCCCTGAATGACAGCTTCAGCAGCCCCGAAACCAACTCAATGAATGTAAGAACATGCGAGGATAGCACTTGTTTAGAGGACAAGTTGTCGTTAATGGTAACTTAGGTGTGCTGCTTTAGCTAACGCGCCAAGCTAACTAGCTCAGCCTCTGCAGCTTCTCGTACAGCTAGAGCGCATCGCTGCTCTGTCCTTCAGATTTagtagaaacttttttttttttgcgctgtTGTTGATACGAGGGTAAAGATGATTAACGAGTGATGCAGATAACATACACAGTAACCTAGCGCTTTTAACCTGTTTGTTTCCTGGTActctaaaaatatcaaacacaaaaatgctgAACCACTTTCTTCATCCCTCACTTTTCAACCTGGATCTCAGACCTGAGAAACTGATTATAATCAAGACTTGTACTTTCTATAAAGTTTGAACTTAACTCAGCTAAGGTATggggaaatatatatttatatatttctctaCTTTATACTTTATCTCATAGTCTAAATATTGTATTCACTCGGTTCTTTGCCCATTGTCCAATGGGCAAAACTAATCTATTTTTGAGCTTTCATCAATTCGTCCAGtcttactgtttgttttttgcaatattCTGACACTTGTCTTTCAAAACCACCATCCACTTCTTAAACTTCATCCACTACTAAACTTGATTAAATGCAATAGTTCACTTCTTTCCTTGAAAAATTccttttacttttctgtcattttaatttactttattctTTCTTCCTGACCTCCTTTCGTTGCCTAAGTTCCTGTTCCTTcagttattatttctttatatttatatttctttatatatttctttctttctatccgtcctccctccctccctttttctttttattctacGCCTCTTCCTTCCTTAaagtaattgcttttttaatgttttattcttcaaaCATTATAGCTGTAGCAATATCTACTATAAGTTAATacactttttgtgtttcagatcagaacataaatacaaacagtGAAAGTTGTGACTGGAAATGTCtcaattttttacatttttacaattgtAGGGAGTCTAGACATCTTGAATCTTCTTTATGAGACTAAATCATCTTGagtttttggtttaaatataaacttaagCTCTCCGTAACTGTCTCAGGGTCACAGGGACATGAAGCAGGACGATGGAAGAGGTCTCGGTCATTCCCTGAGGAGTCGAGGACAAAGAGTGAAGCTGGAAGTTTCTTTTGCTGACATGGAGCCCAAGACCAGCTCTCCTGTGGATGAGGACAAAGCAGACGGCTGCTGCACCAGGTGAAACGTTTGTTTAGTCTACGTTTGAATTCTACAAACACAATGAtctgactttgtgttttctgtttctgatgacCAGGAAGTCCTCCAGGCTGCAGAGGGAAGCAAAACCCTCTGGTGAGGAGCAGCACCGCACCACTGACTGTGTGAAAGCGTTCTGTTTACTGGATGGCTAACCCTCAATGTAATCCTTCCTGCCAGATGTTCCAGATGAGGCAGAGGGGTCATCCACGCCCAAGAGGAGTCGTTTTAACCTGCAGAGCCGGGAAGtggacgaggaagaggaggaggaggatcaCTCGGTTCGAAGAAGCTCCAGAATCACGAGATATAAACTGAACTCCCGCAAACAGTCGGCGCTCTACGATCGCCTCATTACCAAGTGAGTCGAGCAACATCCAAACCAGTTCTGTCGATTCAGCCACCTTTATTTCTCTAGTTTGATCTATAACATTCATATTGGCCTATAATTGTACTGAATGCTAACTTCACAGTGCCGTTCGGAAAGCATACATAACATGTATTTGTTGGCATTATATGTGATGTACACAAACATTCACCTAGTTTTTAAATAGATAGTaatgttttacaatatttttacagttgtATAATGGTATGtttatcatttgttttcaaCCCCCCTCCCCTTTAACTTGGACACTGCTAAATAAAGTTCAGTGCAACTGATAGTGACAACTGTCGAGTTGTGGACTCAAAAAGCCTGGATTGTTGTGGAGAAATGGCGTTAAAAGAGGCAAAAGTTATCTCTTTTGCAATTTGCCAAAAGTAATTTGGAGGACACAAACTAGTTATAGGTCTGTTGTCACTACAAACTTTGCTGGATAAAGAAATTACTGCAAAAGGTGAAAATATTGTCgtttttgagaccatttttcaAGAACCATTTTTGAGGGTGGTGACAAACGAAGCTTGGCTTCAGCCTACTcacttttattgtaaattattggTTTGCAAAAAAgcggggtggggtgggggggtttCTTGTCAGAAAATTCAGAAGACTTGAGATTGGGAAGTTCACCTTGCAGCTGGAGAATAACTGTAAACATGCAGCTGGAGCTGCGATAAAATGGTTTTAGACCAGAGCATAGTCATCTGTTAAAATAGAATCAAAGTCATGGtgtaaatcaaattaaatatataaagatGGATTCGAGGAGACGTTGTTTTGTTCTGTGAGCGTTAAGAGACATtccccccccacaaaaaaatctttgctgtGATTTCTTCTCAGCACCGCTGAAGCAGTTCTCCAAAAGATGGACGACATGCAGAAAATGAGACGCCGGCTGAggagcagagacagagaaaacacagaagaggtgatgtgtgtttgtgtttttgtttttttacaatgctCCCCGAGTTTGAGCTCTCTGCTGTGTCAGTCGTTTCAGGATTTTTATGTTTCGTCCTGACAGGTTGGAGTCTACGGCTCAGGCAGAATGAGGCGGTCCCTGAGGACAAATACCAAGAGTAATAAAACCGAGGAGAAGAACCAaggtgaggagaggaaacgAGGTGGAAGTGCTTCAGAGACGCGGTCGGGATGCATCTCGGCGTCGGAAAGATCCAATCAGCTTCATTTACTTTAAACGAACCTCAACTTCCTGAAGACTTTTATGTCCTTCTTTAcactgtctgtctgtgttttcatttgaaactcaagatgatgatgatgaagatgatgacaaCAGTGAAgatggagaagaggaggaggatgaagacgGCGAAGatgacgaagaagaagaagaaaaccacCAACGATACGACTTCCGGCAGAGGAAGACTGTAGTTCGCTACCAGGCCCCGTTAGATGGTACCGCGTCTGTTCAAAGGGATCactttaatcaattattgatcTCTGAAGCTTGGATGAGTGTCTGTATAAAGAGCACGGCTTTGTAATGATCAATCTGAATGCGAGGTAGAACTACTGCCGAAGCTTACCAACAagctttttgtaataaatggtTGTAATGTTGTTGCAGAACCGCGGGAGCCCAGGAAGCGCAGCATGTACTTCAAGGAGCACTCGTCTCCTACGAGACGGAGGTTCAGGTTCAGCTCCACGGCCCCCAGGAGCCCCTATAACCAAAGGAGAACCAGCAGGTTGGTTTTCCACTCGTCTGGACTTTTTTCAGACTTTAGGTTATCAGAATGGTGCGACGGAAAAGTTGAGCGGTTTTTAAAGTCTTGTGACTGTAACCTCTGCAAAACCAGAAGCAGGTAGCTGACCCATGATGCCTAGATCTACTTCTCCCTTATTATAAAAAGTTAGCCCAACTTTCCTAAAGATCTCTACCAAAAAATCTCTCCAATTtctatttgtctgttttgttttttgtttttttctcattggcTTCCCTCCCAACCTCTGGAGTAGTTCTGAGAGGTAAGACCTTTACTGTGTCTTCGTTGGGCTCTCGGTTTGTCTGTGGGGTGCTGGATGTGTTTGTTAGCATTGCAGGTGTTGGTGATTggctctttcttcttttttaagcACTTCTGTTGTATTAACACTAATGCTATCTTAATATGGCTGAAACGATTGATCgtgaacacatttttgaaataaccgtcaactaatttagtaataattGATAATTCGTTAACTGTAGTTTAcagactccaaaaaaaaaacgccatttgctgaaaaaacgAGGAGTAACTGAGTCAAAGCTGTACATAGTATAtctatattttgcatttaacgTGAGATAAAAACGCCTTTGTTTGCAATTCcattttacccaaaactcctgaAGCAGTATGGTTTTAGCTTTGCCCGGATCAAAGTTACTACAGAAATgctatttgttgcattttaggtaataaaatgcttttcttaattaagacaaaaattaactgaattgcttgttcatttgcattttttttaatgcatttctagtgttgcataaaaatgttaatgaaaaatcAGTAAACTgtgccaattttatttttttatctgattaatcaccagaataatcgattagtaaaataatctttagttgCAGTCCTATATATTAGACCTGTCACTGGAGTCCAATGCGTTATTTTTACTGTCACCCGGGGTTGCACAATACAAGGAAAACATACAACATGATCATGTTGGTGAATGTTGCGATGCCGATATGTTTAGGCATAAAcgtgtttgtattttgttagCTTGATCCAACAAACAGGAATTGTTGGATCAAGTTTAATGGTCTGCATGTTGCATCGTTTCGCAGTGAGACAGGAAAACTAATCTAACATCTTTTTCTACCTGACAGGAGACGACACGCCATCCACAGCAGCGACTCCACATCTTCTTCCTCGGATGATGAGAAATTCCAGAGGCGAAGGAGTAACAACCGGAGCAGGTCGGTCAACAGGTGAGAGAAACGAAAACTGGTGAACCGAGTTCTTGATTTCTATTTCAAACCTCATTCTTGAATTTTTAGCACTTGAGGATGTGTCATCTGTGACTCTGCGATTACATCAGAAAGAATCATTAAAATTTAGCTATTTAatgggtgtttttgttttgtgttttattaattttttttgtttttttgaagatgCCTCCCTATGAACCTCGTGAAAGAAGACCTGCTGGGGATCCAGAAAGACAGGATGAAGATCGGAGCCAGCCTCGCTGACGTTGACCCCATGCACATCGACAAGACGGTGAGCTGCAGGAAGGATGAAGTAATGCATCCAAACGCTAAACTTATTTTCTCAGCACTTTGAATGTATAGTTACAGGATGGGTTTAGTGTGAAGCATAAGTACTTCTTGAACTTTGTCACGAAAtagccacaaactttaatgtatctCATTGTGATTTTAGTTAACAGATTAACACAAAGTGGTCTACACCAAGGAAATGTAAATGAGATgtatagggttttttttttcttcttatggaAAAAGCATGGGGAAGAAATCCTGACAGAAGCTTGTTTCTCCTGCTCCAGGTTCGCTTTGACAGCATTGGAGGGCTGAGCAGACACATCTCGGCCCTGAAGGAGATGGTGGTGTTCCCTCTGCTCTACCCAGAGGTGTTTGAGAGGTTCAGAATACAGCCACCGAGGTAAAAGTCACGAGTCCtgtggaaatggaaaaatagcGCTGTTTGgtggctgaataaaaatgccTCAAGACGGAAGCACTAGTGAACTCAGaactacatttttattggaaaaaatgaCTCAGAAAAATCAGTTGATAGCTGTGAATTGTTCCAAAATGGTAAACTTTGGTGTTTATGGTCTCTTCTTGGTATGTTTTATGTGCATATCAATCATTTTCCTCATTCATAACACGTTTTCCTCCGCTTTACCGCCGTCATGTCTCCTCCACAAGCATAATTTCTGTGACCCCTCTTGTTTCCAGGGGCTGCCTGTTTTACGGCCCTCCAGGCACCGGGAAGACCCTGGTAGCCAGAGCGCTGGCCAACGAGTGCAGCCAGGGGGAAAGAAAGGTCTCCTTCTTCATGAGGAAAGGAGCGGACTGCCTCAGCAAGTGGGTGGGAGAATCAGAGCGACAGCTGCGGCTGCTGTTCGATCAGGTAAGCCCGAGCTCTTTAAATGACATtctcttttcatcattttatatttatttaacaaccaattagaaaaggaaacatttaccAGTGATTTCTCATGTATAATCTGactaaataaaaccagtttgtcTCCTACAGTCATGAAGTCATGGTGTGCAGTCAGTGACTGTTCCTGTGTG contains the following coding sequences:
- the psma2a gene encoding proteasome subunit alpha type-2, producing the protein MCDCHLVGKKKKKIKMAERGYSFSLTTFSPSGKLVQIEYALAAVAAGAPSVGIKATNGVVLATEKKQKSILYDEQSVHKVEPITKHIGMVYSGMGPDYRVLVRRARKLAQQYYLVYQEPIPTGQLVQRVASVMQEYTQSGGVRPFGVSLLIAGWDEDHPYLFQSDPSGAYFAWKATAMGKNYVNGKTFLEKRYNNDLELEDAIHTAILTLKESFEGQMTEENIEVGICNEAGFKRLTPAEVKDYLAAIA